The proteins below come from a single Nocardioides eburneiflavus genomic window:
- a CDS encoding cysteine desulfurase-like protein encodes MSFDVDAFRAEFPSLASGIAHFDNPGGTQTPLVVGEAIARTLTGPLSQRGSALASQRNAEDAVAGFRSAVADLVGGVPGGVVHGRSATALTYDVSRTLAKTWTPGDEVVVCELDHDSNVRPWIQAAERAGATVRWLRLDPATGELDLSSLDVIGPRTRLVAMTAASNLLGTRPPVATVAARAHEVGALVHVDAVHHTAHTAPDIAALGADLLVCSPYKFFGPHCGALVADPALLETLRPDKLVPSTDAVPERFELGTLPYELLAGVTAAVDLIASVGTGDSRRERLVSAAALIAEHELRLRGRIEEGLAALGDHLTLHSRAADRTSTLFLTLRERLPVDAYEHLAKRDVLVPAGTFYAYETFRALGLPVDSGMRIGLAAYTDDSDVDRLLEGLADFFGA; translated from the coding sequence ATGTCCTTCGACGTCGACGCCTTCCGCGCCGAGTTCCCCTCGCTCGCCTCCGGCATCGCCCACTTCGACAACCCCGGCGGCACCCAGACGCCGCTCGTCGTCGGCGAGGCGATCGCCCGCACGCTCACCGGCCCGCTGTCCCAACGCGGGTCGGCGCTGGCCAGCCAGCGCAACGCCGAGGACGCCGTCGCCGGCTTCCGCTCCGCCGTGGCCGACCTCGTCGGCGGGGTCCCCGGCGGGGTGGTCCACGGCCGCAGCGCGACCGCGCTGACGTACGACGTCTCCCGCACGCTGGCCAAGACCTGGACGCCCGGCGACGAGGTCGTCGTCTGCGAGCTCGACCACGACTCCAACGTCCGGCCATGGATCCAGGCCGCCGAGCGCGCCGGCGCGACCGTGCGCTGGCTGCGGCTCGACCCGGCCACCGGCGAGCTCGACCTCTCCTCGCTCGACGTCATCGGCCCGCGCACCCGGCTGGTCGCGATGACCGCCGCCTCCAACCTGCTCGGCACCCGCCCGCCGGTCGCGACCGTCGCCGCGCGGGCCCACGAGGTCGGCGCGCTCGTCCACGTCGACGCGGTCCACCACACGGCCCACACCGCGCCCGACATCGCCGCCCTGGGCGCCGACCTGCTGGTCTGCTCGCCCTACAAGTTCTTCGGTCCGCACTGCGGCGCGCTCGTCGCCGACCCGGCCCTGCTCGAGACGCTTCGTCCCGACAAGCTGGTGCCGTCGACCGACGCGGTGCCGGAGCGGTTCGAGCTCGGGACGCTGCCCTACGAGCTGCTCGCCGGGGTGACCGCCGCGGTCGACCTGATCGCGTCGGTCGGCACCGGCGACTCACGTCGCGAGCGGCTGGTGTCCGCAGCCGCCCTGATCGCCGAGCACGAGCTGCGGCTGCGCGGGAGGATCGAGGAGGGCCTCGCCGCGCTCGGGGACCACCTCACCCTCCACTCCCGGGCGGCCGACCGGACCTCGACCCTCTTCCTCACCCTGCGCGAGCGCCTGCCCGTGGACGCGTACGAGCACCTCGCCAAGCGCGACGTGCTGGTGCCGGCCGGCACGTTCTACGCGTACGAGACCTTCCGCGCGCTGGGGCTGCCGGTCGACTCCGGGATGCGGATCGGGCTGGCGGCCTACACCGACGACAGCGACGTCGACCGGCTGCTCGAGGGGCTGGCGGACTTCTTCGGCGCCTGA
- a CDS encoding ArsR/SmtB family transcription factor produces the protein MTDAFSAAAEPTRRRILQMLASGPRTVSEIAAPFDVTRSAISQHLLLLVEAGLLEAEKVGRQRIYRVRPDGLQQLQAEINRFWTAELDQLVADARALRA, from the coding sequence GTGACGGACGCCTTCTCTGCAGCTGCCGAGCCCACCCGGCGACGCATCCTGCAGATGCTGGCGAGCGGTCCGCGGACCGTTTCGGAGATCGCCGCCCCGTTCGACGTGACCCGATCCGCGATCAGCCAGCACCTCCTGCTGCTCGTGGAAGCCGGACTGCTGGAGGCCGAGAAGGTCGGCCGCCAGCGCATCTACCGCGTACGTCCCGACGGGCTGCAGCAGCTGCAGGCCGAGATCAACCGGTTCTGGACCGCCGAGCTCGACCAGCTCGTCGCCGACGCCCGTGCCCTGCGTGCCTGA
- a CDS encoding TIGR03086 family metal-binding protein has translation MSFTSSVTLPCSPEEAFALLTQPERLRRWQAVSATVDLRAGGDYRWIVTPGHVAEGTFKEVEPGRRLVFGWGWDGNPELPRDASTVTVTFSPEGDGTVVTLTHEGLTEQQAAMHAEGWNHYLERLQKIAATGDAGMDEWAWAPEELTPTTVADAALASMQPVLRGLTDADRAKQTPCTDFTCHELAEHLFGSLAQLGAMAGTTIVVPEEGSLEHRVSTMAAQAIDAWRAVDPDGNVPGPGGQEMPAAALAGVLGLEIALHAWDFAQASGQELRMSDEVVAHLAEQGRAIIPGGRGRSFGAEVTPAEDASPLDRLAAFSGRTAL, from the coding sequence ATGAGCTTCACCTCTTCCGTCACCCTTCCCTGCTCGCCCGAGGAGGCGTTCGCACTGCTCACCCAGCCCGAGCGGCTGCGCCGCTGGCAGGCCGTCTCGGCGACCGTCGACCTGCGTGCCGGCGGCGACTACCGCTGGATCGTGACTCCCGGCCACGTCGCCGAGGGCACGTTCAAGGAGGTCGAGCCGGGCCGTCGGCTCGTCTTCGGCTGGGGGTGGGACGGCAACCCCGAGCTGCCCCGGGACGCGTCGACCGTCACCGTCACCTTCTCCCCGGAGGGCGACGGCACCGTGGTGACGCTGACGCACGAGGGCCTCACCGAGCAGCAGGCCGCCATGCACGCCGAGGGCTGGAACCACTACCTCGAGCGCCTCCAGAAGATCGCCGCCACGGGCGATGCAGGGATGGACGAGTGGGCCTGGGCTCCCGAGGAGCTCACGCCGACCACGGTCGCCGACGCCGCCCTCGCCTCGATGCAGCCGGTGCTGCGCGGGCTCACCGACGCCGACAGGGCGAAGCAGACCCCGTGCACGGACTTCACCTGTCACGAGCTCGCCGAGCACCTCTTCGGCTCGCTGGCGCAGCTCGGTGCGATGGCCGGCACGACGATCGTCGTCCCGGAGGAGGGGTCGCTGGAGCACCGGGTGTCCACCATGGCAGCCCAGGCCATCGACGCCTGGCGCGCGGTCGACCCCGACGGCAACGTCCCCGGCCCCGGCGGTCAGGAGATGCCGGCTGCGGCCCTGGCGGGCGTGCTCGGGCTCGAGATCGCCCTCCACGCCTGGGACTTCGCGCAGGCGTCCGGCCAGGAGCTGCGGATGTCCGACGAGGTCGTCGCCCACCTCGCCGAGCAGGGGCGGGCGATCATCCCCGGCGGCCGCGGAAGGTCGTTCGGCGCCGAGGTGACGCCCGCCGAGGACGCCAGCCCGCTGGACCGGCTCGCCGCCTTCTCCGGCCGCACCGCCCTCTGA
- a CDS encoding YciI family protein: MKFLVLYKSDVSATQQMGDATPEQAEAGMQEWMSWAGRAGSALVDMGSPVAPASDAADPSIGGYSILEAESREALDAVLEGHPHLAIGTIDVHEFLALPGM; the protein is encoded by the coding sequence ATGAAGTTCCTCGTCCTCTACAAGTCCGACGTCAGCGCCACCCAGCAGATGGGCGACGCCACCCCCGAGCAGGCCGAGGCGGGCATGCAGGAGTGGATGAGCTGGGCCGGCCGCGCCGGCTCCGCGCTCGTCGACATGGGCTCGCCCGTGGCTCCCGCCAGCGACGCCGCCGACCCCTCGATCGGTGGGTACTCGATCCTCGAGGCGGAGTCCCGTGAGGCCCTCGACGCCGTGCTGGAGGGTCACCCGCACCTCGCCATCGGCACGATCGACGTCCACGAGTTCCTGGCGCTGCCCGGCATGTGA
- a CDS encoding succinylglutamate desuccinylase/aspartoacylase family protein, protein MARESFGIGGVRIRAGTVRALELPITRLVTGADVTLPVRVVHGREDGPGVWIDAAIHGDEVAGVEVVRQVMAGLDPKTFRGTLVAVPIVNVLGFMTGDRYLPDRRDLNRSFPGSARGSLAGRIAHLFMREIVAGCEVGIDLHTGSDRRSNLPQVRADLDDPRTRELAAAFGAPVMLHAKIRDGSLRHAAREQGAKVLLYEGGENLRFDDYAVDAGVIGVRRVLAALGMTEPVDEPSVEASRECRSSGWVRARRTGILHLDAHLGQKVSDGERLGTLFDSFGKTLRAVYANRDGIVIGRTEAPLVNSGDAVVHIAS, encoded by the coding sequence GTGGCGCGCGAGTCGTTCGGCATCGGCGGCGTCCGGATCCGCGCGGGCACCGTACGCGCCCTCGAGCTGCCGATCACCCGCCTCGTCACCGGCGCCGACGTCACCCTCCCGGTGCGGGTCGTGCACGGGCGCGAGGACGGGCCGGGCGTGTGGATCGACGCGGCCATCCACGGCGACGAGGTCGCCGGCGTCGAGGTGGTGCGCCAGGTGATGGCCGGGCTCGACCCCAAGACGTTCCGCGGGACCCTGGTCGCCGTACCCATCGTCAACGTCCTCGGCTTCATGACCGGTGACCGCTACCTGCCCGACCGCCGCGACCTCAACCGCTCCTTCCCCGGCTCGGCGCGCGGCTCGCTCGCCGGCCGCATCGCGCACCTGTTCATGCGCGAGATCGTCGCCGGCTGCGAGGTCGGCATCGACCTGCACACCGGGTCCGACCGCCGCAGCAACCTGCCGCAGGTCCGCGCCGACCTCGACGACCCGCGCACCCGCGAGCTCGCCGCCGCCTTCGGTGCGCCGGTGATGCTGCACGCCAAGATCCGCGACGGCTCGCTGCGCCACGCCGCCCGCGAGCAGGGCGCCAAGGTGCTGCTCTACGAGGGCGGGGAGAACCTGCGCTTCGACGACTACGCCGTCGACGCCGGCGTGATCGGCGTACGCCGGGTGCTGGCCGCGCTCGGCATGACCGAGCCGGTCGACGAGCCGTCCGTCGAGGCCAGCCGTGAGTGCCGCTCGAGTGGCTGGGTCCGCGCCCGCCGCACCGGCATCCTGCACCTCGACGCGCACCTCGGGCAGAAGGTCAGCGACGGCGAGCGCCTCGGCACCCTCTTCGACTCGTTCGGCAAGACGCTGCGCGCGGTCTACGCCAACCGCGACGGCATCGTGATCGGCCGCACCGAGGCGCCGCTCGTGAACTCCGGTGACGCCGTGGTGCACATCGCCAGCTGA
- a CDS encoding ATP-dependent zinc protease family protein yields the protein MSTPPEQPEPDHVVVGWREWVSLPQAGVDWVKAKIDTGARSSSIHAFDLEVFEQDGAEWVRFSIHPWQRSDEDHVELSLPVLDRREVRSSNGQVEQRYAVALDVTLVGRSITTVMTLSNRDEMGFRMLIGREALERGFLVDSARSYAGGKPRRAVRRKNWGK from the coding sequence GTGTCCACCCCACCCGAGCAGCCCGAGCCCGACCACGTCGTCGTCGGCTGGCGCGAGTGGGTGTCCCTCCCCCAGGCCGGCGTGGACTGGGTCAAGGCCAAGATCGACACCGGCGCCCGCTCGTCGTCGATCCACGCCTTCGACCTGGAGGTCTTCGAGCAGGACGGCGCCGAATGGGTGCGCTTCTCCATCCACCCCTGGCAGCGCTCCGACGAGGACCACGTCGAGCTCAGCCTGCCCGTCCTCGACCGCCGCGAGGTCCGCTCGAGCAACGGCCAGGTCGAGCAGAGGTACGCCGTGGCGCTCGACGTCACGCTGGTGGGCCGCAGCATCACGACCGTGATGACGCTGAGCAACCGTGACGAGATGGGCTTCCGGATGCTGATCGGGCGCGAGGCGCTCGAGCGGGGCTTCCTCGTCGACTCGGCCAGGTCGTACGCCGGCGGCAAGCCGCGCCGCGCCGTACGCCGCAAGAACTGGGGCAAGTAG
- a CDS encoding RimK family alpha-L-glutamate ligase yields the protein MKLAILSRAPRSYSTQRLRTAAIDRGHDVKVLNTLRFGIDLSGDEPDLLFRGKQLSTYDAVLPRIGNSITYFGTAVVRQFEQMDVYTPNTSYGIANSRDKLRATQILSRHKIPMPATTFVRDRADVIPAIERVGGAPVVIKLLEGTQGIGVILAPTIKVAEAIIETLQSTRQNVLIQRFVKESKGRDIRALVVGDRVVAAMRRVAQGDEFRSNVHRGGSVESVELDEEFERVAVRSAQIMGLRVAGVDMLEGRKGPQVMEVNSSPGLEGIETATKLDVAGAIVDYMANQVAFPDIDVRQRLTVSTGYGVAEIVVHTGSDMVGKKLGDSGLDERDITVLTLHRGPQVIPNPRNKTVLEGEDRLLCFGKLEEMRSMIPDRKQKRVRRLMKKHLPPESL from the coding sequence ATGAAGCTCGCCATCCTGTCTCGGGCACCGCGCTCCTACAGCACCCAGCGGCTGCGGACCGCGGCCATCGACCGCGGCCACGACGTCAAGGTGCTCAACACGCTGCGCTTCGGCATCGACCTGTCGGGCGACGAGCCGGACCTGCTGTTCCGTGGCAAGCAGCTCTCGACGTACGACGCGGTGCTGCCGCGCATCGGCAACTCGATCACCTACTTCGGCACCGCAGTGGTGCGGCAGTTCGAGCAGATGGACGTCTACACGCCCAACACGAGCTATGGCATCGCCAACAGCCGCGACAAGCTGCGCGCCACGCAGATCCTGTCGCGCCACAAGATCCCGATGCCGGCGACGACCTTCGTGCGCGACCGCGCCGACGTGATCCCCGCGATCGAGCGCGTCGGCGGTGCGCCGGTCGTGATCAAGCTGCTCGAGGGCACGCAGGGCATCGGCGTGATCCTGGCGCCGACGATCAAGGTCGCCGAGGCGATCATCGAGACGCTGCAGAGCACCCGGCAGAACGTGCTGATCCAGCGCTTCGTCAAGGAGAGCAAGGGCCGCGACATCCGCGCCCTCGTCGTCGGCGACCGCGTGGTGGCGGCGATGCGGCGCGTGGCGCAGGGCGACGAGTTCCGCTCCAACGTGCACCGCGGCGGCAGCGTCGAGTCCGTCGAGCTCGACGAGGAGTTCGAGCGGGTGGCCGTACGCTCCGCGCAGATCATGGGCCTCCGCGTCGCCGGCGTCGACATGCTCGAGGGCCGCAAGGGCCCGCAGGTGATGGAGGTGAACTCCTCACCCGGCCTCGAGGGCATCGAGACCGCGACGAAGCTCGATGTCGCCGGCGCGATCGTCGACTACATGGCCAACCAGGTCGCCTTCCCCGACATCGACGTACGCCAGCGGCTGACCGTGTCGACCGGGTACGGCGTGGCCGAGATCGTCGTGCACACCGGCTCGGACATGGTCGGCAAGAAGCTCGGCGACTCCGGCCTCGACGAGCGTGACATCACCGTCCTGACGCTGCACCGCGGGCCGCAGGTGATCCCGAACCCCCGCAACAAGACCGTGCTCGAGGGCGAGGACCGGCTGCTGTGCTTCGGGAAGCTCGAGGAGATGCGCTCGATGATCCCGGACCGGAAGCAGAAGCGGGTCAGGCGCCTGATGAAGAAGCACCTGCCGCCGGAGAGCCTGTAG
- the ptsP gene encoding phosphoenolpyruvate--protein phosphotransferase: protein MGKSGHLSAPTDGATPDAGEVNAEEVVGVFSVENPHGLHARPAARLVNEVRALDASVQLRNLTTGGSPVPAGSLSRVATLAALRGHDVEVRASGPQAQEAVEHLLTLAARRFDETVEETAAPPAQVRASSISGPLPASPGIAIGPIRRLTAVPVDLHQEPLGEPAAEWRRIVESVAAVRRDIEHVRVVTAREVGAEQASIFDAHLSLLADAEMLADVKTRTSAGIGAVSAWAGCLANVEREWASLPDPYLRERAADVHAVGDQVLRALTGEPAGRMTSHGVLVANDLTPAQTAGLDLGLVTGVVLAEGSPTSHAAILARARDIPVVVAAGPEVLGIPEGTTILLDGSSGELHVDPSPELLAEYERRAADAAGRRAQQLALAEQPARSRDGISVAVAANLGSVADARAALDAGADGAGLVRTEFLFLDRSAAPSVEEQSAEYDAIAEAMDGRRITLRTLDVGGDKPLSYLPMPQEANPFLGQRGIRLSLEHRDLLRDQMAAICRTARDHPTSIMIPMVSTPGEMIEARQVLMEAAGSAGLPQGLHVGTMIEVPSAALKIEAFLPYVDFVSIGTNDLTQYALAAERGNAAVAALSDALDPGVLQLIDHVCRAARGRIDVAVCGEAASDELAIPVLVGLGVRELSVSPPAVPRVKAAIRELDTGRCTTLAEEALTLAGADDVRKLVLAMLEEDEG, encoded by the coding sequence ATGGGCAAGTCGGGGCACCTGTCCGCACCGACGGACGGCGCCACACCGGACGCGGGCGAGGTCAACGCGGAGGAGGTCGTCGGAGTCTTCTCGGTCGAGAACCCCCACGGCCTGCACGCCCGGCCCGCCGCCCGGCTCGTCAACGAGGTCCGCGCCCTCGACGCGTCGGTCCAGCTGCGCAACCTCACCACGGGCGGCTCTCCGGTCCCTGCCGGAAGCCTGAGCCGGGTCGCCACCCTGGCCGCCCTTCGCGGACACGATGTCGAGGTCCGCGCCTCCGGACCACAGGCGCAGGAAGCGGTCGAGCACCTGCTCACCCTCGCCGCTCGACGGTTCGACGAGACCGTCGAGGAGACTGCCGCGCCTCCAGCCCAGGTCCGCGCCTCCTCGATCAGCGGTCCGCTGCCCGCCTCACCCGGGATCGCGATCGGCCCGATACGCAGACTCACCGCGGTCCCGGTCGACCTCCACCAGGAGCCACTGGGGGAACCGGCCGCGGAATGGCGGCGCATCGTGGAGTCCGTCGCCGCCGTACGCCGCGACATCGAGCACGTCCGGGTCGTCACCGCGCGCGAAGTGGGCGCCGAGCAGGCGAGCATCTTCGACGCGCATCTCTCCCTACTCGCCGACGCCGAGATGCTCGCCGACGTCAAGACCCGCACCAGCGCAGGGATCGGGGCGGTCTCCGCCTGGGCAGGCTGCCTGGCCAACGTCGAGCGCGAATGGGCGAGCCTGCCCGACCCCTACCTGAGGGAACGGGCCGCGGACGTGCACGCGGTCGGCGACCAAGTGCTTCGGGCGCTGACGGGGGAACCCGCCGGGCGGATGACATCGCACGGTGTGCTGGTGGCCAATGACCTCACCCCCGCCCAGACCGCCGGCCTGGACCTCGGCCTGGTGACCGGGGTCGTTCTCGCCGAGGGAAGTCCGACGTCGCACGCCGCGATCCTTGCCCGGGCCCGCGACATACCCGTCGTCGTGGCCGCTGGCCCCGAGGTGCTGGGCATCCCCGAGGGCACCACCATCCTGCTCGACGGCAGCAGCGGCGAGCTGCACGTCGACCCGTCGCCGGAGCTCCTGGCGGAGTACGAGCGCCGCGCCGCGGACGCGGCGGGAAGACGCGCCCAGCAGCTCGCCCTCGCCGAGCAGCCCGCACGCTCTCGCGACGGCATTTCGGTCGCCGTGGCCGCCAACCTCGGATCCGTCGCCGACGCTCGCGCCGCGCTCGACGCGGGGGCGGACGGCGCCGGGCTGGTGCGCACCGAGTTCCTGTTCCTCGACCGGAGCGCCGCGCCGAGCGTGGAGGAGCAGAGCGCCGAGTACGACGCGATCGCCGAAGCCATGGACGGCCGGCGGATCACGCTGCGCACCCTCGACGTCGGCGGGGACAAGCCCCTGTCGTATCTCCCGATGCCCCAGGAGGCGAACCCCTTCCTCGGTCAGCGGGGCATCCGGCTCAGCCTCGAGCACCGTGACCTGCTGCGCGACCAGATGGCCGCGATCTGCCGCACGGCGCGGGACCATCCGACCAGCATCATGATCCCGATGGTGTCCACGCCCGGCGAGATGATCGAGGCACGCCAGGTGCTGATGGAGGCAGCCGGGTCGGCGGGCCTTCCCCAAGGCCTCCACGTCGGCACGATGATCGAGGTCCCGTCGGCGGCGCTCAAGATCGAGGCGTTCCTCCCGTACGTCGACTTCGTCAGCATCGGCACCAACGACCTCACCCAGTACGCCCTCGCGGCCGAACGCGGCAATGCCGCGGTCGCTGCCCTCTCAGATGCCCTCGACCCCGGCGTGCTCCAGCTGATCGACCACGTGTGCCGGGCGGCACGTGGTCGGATCGACGTCGCGGTCTGCGGAGAGGCTGCCTCTGACGAGCTGGCCATCCCCGTGCTGGTCGGGCTGGGCGTTCGGGAACTGAGCGTCTCACCGCCAGCCGTACCTCGGGTCAAGGCGGCGATCCGCGAGCTCGACACCGGCCGCTGCACCACACTGGCCGAAGAGGCGCTCACCCTGGCCGGGGCCGACGATGTCCGCAAACTCGTGTTGGCGATGCTCGAGGAGGACGAGGGCTGA
- the dhaL gene encoding dihydroxyacetone kinase subunit DhaL → MDENVTTAVLEEWVHRFAHLVAENRDYLTELDAAIGDADHGSNMDRGMKAAVAALDASPPATPGALFSKVGMTLVSTVGGASGPLFGTLFLRIGSTLGDTETTSAPQLAAALRAGLGGVVDRGKAGPEDKTMYDALAPAVDALDAALADGADLAAGLKHASDAAAAGRDATTPMLARKGRASYLGERSVGHQDPGATTVALLLEAAAEAAF, encoded by the coding sequence ATGGACGAGAACGTGACCACGGCGGTCCTCGAGGAGTGGGTGCACAGGTTCGCCCACCTGGTGGCTGAGAACCGCGACTACCTGACCGAGCTCGACGCAGCGATCGGCGACGCCGACCACGGGTCGAACATGGACCGGGGCATGAAGGCCGCCGTGGCCGCGCTCGACGCAAGCCCACCGGCAACGCCCGGGGCCCTCTTCTCCAAGGTGGGCATGACGCTGGTCTCCACGGTCGGGGGAGCGAGCGGCCCGCTGTTCGGCACGCTGTTCCTGAGGATCGGCAGCACGCTGGGCGACACCGAGACCACCTCGGCGCCCCAGCTCGCCGCGGCCCTGCGTGCCGGGCTGGGCGGGGTCGTGGACCGGGGCAAGGCCGGGCCCGAGGACAAGACCATGTACGACGCGCTGGCGCCGGCCGTGGACGCGCTCGACGCCGCCCTCGCCGACGGCGCAGACCTGGCCGCTGGCCTCAAGCACGCCAGCGACGCAGCCGCGGCGGGCCGGGACGCGACCACGCCGATGCTGGCGCGCAAGGGGCGGGCCAGCTACCTCGGTGAACGCAGCGTGGGGCATCAGGACCCCGGCGCGACGACCGTGGCCCTCCTGCTGGAAGCGGCCGCCGAAGCGGCTTTCTGA
- the dhaK gene encoding dihydroxyacetone kinase subunit DhaK, with protein MKKLINDPDDVVVEALHGIEAAQPDLRVDHQHKIIYRGDTPKQGKVGIISGGGSGHEPLHGGFVGLGMLDAACAGEMFTSPVPEQMQAATKLVDGGAGVLHVVKNYTGDVMNFEMAAELAAAETGARVVSVVTDDDVAVQDSTWTAGRRGVGVTVLLEKIAGAAAEQGRDLDQVAEVAGKVNANGRSMGVALTSCTVPAAGKPTFELGEGEMEVGVGIHGEPGRERLPLAPASDIAAMLVEPILADLPFTKGDPVIAFVNGLGGTPLIELYVMFNEVNKILGGHGVPIARSLVGSYITSLDMAGASITLLKVDDELLSLWDAPVNTSALRWGI; from the coding sequence ATGAAGAAGCTCATCAACGACCCGGACGATGTCGTGGTCGAGGCACTGCACGGAATCGAGGCGGCCCAACCCGACCTGCGGGTCGACCACCAGCACAAGATCATCTACCGCGGCGACACGCCGAAGCAGGGGAAGGTGGGGATCATCTCCGGCGGTGGCTCGGGCCACGAACCGCTCCACGGTGGGTTCGTCGGCCTTGGCATGCTCGACGCCGCGTGTGCCGGGGAGATGTTCACCTCGCCCGTGCCCGAGCAGATGCAGGCGGCCACCAAGCTGGTGGACGGCGGAGCAGGCGTCCTGCACGTCGTGAAGAACTACACCGGTGACGTGATGAACTTCGAGATGGCCGCTGAGCTGGCGGCCGCGGAGACCGGCGCCCGAGTTGTCTCGGTGGTCACCGACGACGACGTGGCCGTACAGGACAGCACCTGGACCGCGGGTCGCCGCGGGGTCGGCGTGACCGTGCTGTTGGAGAAGATCGCGGGCGCGGCAGCCGAGCAGGGGCGCGACCTCGACCAGGTCGCCGAGGTCGCCGGCAAGGTCAACGCGAACGGACGCAGCATGGGCGTGGCACTCACGTCGTGCACCGTGCCCGCTGCGGGCAAGCCCACCTTCGAGCTCGGCGAGGGCGAGATGGAGGTGGGTGTCGGCATCCACGGTGAGCCCGGCCGGGAGCGGTTGCCCCTCGCGCCCGCAAGCGACATCGCCGCGATGCTGGTCGAGCCGATCCTCGCGGACCTGCCGTTCACCAAGGGCGACCCGGTCATCGCGTTCGTCAACGGGCTCGGCGGCACGCCGCTGATCGAGCTCTACGTGATGTTCAACGAGGTCAACAAGATCCTCGGCGGGCACGGCGTCCCCATCGCACGGTCGCTGGTCGGCTCCTACATCACCTCGCTCGACATGGCTGGCGCGTCGATCACGCTGCTCAAGGTCGATGACGAGCTGCTCTCCCTCTGGGACGCTCCGGTGAACACTTCAGCGCTGAGATGGGGCATCTGA
- a CDS encoding MIP/aquaporin family protein yields the protein MLDETKLVQRLGAETIGTAFLVFIGVGSVPATLIVNGDAPFTMADLGMISLAFGTVVIATVYALGHVGGNHINPAVTLGLAASGKFPWSQVPAYIGAQVVGAIVGAAAIIGVLGQQASDAGLGVAAYNEETVSVAQAFTAEFVGTFILVFIIFGVIHRKAAAGFAGVAIGLVVFAVIIPVAPTTGASINPARTFGPMLVQQIAGGDVKWDQLPVYVVAELCAGVAAALLYGVLARTPADRKLSDSGVDLGAPDAEPAAARQAANR from the coding sequence ATGCTTGACGAGACCAAACTGGTCCAGCGCTTGGGTGCTGAGACCATTGGAACGGCATTTCTGGTGTTCATCGGGGTGGGGTCGGTCCCAGCCACCCTGATCGTCAACGGCGATGCGCCGTTCACGATGGCCGACCTGGGGATGATCTCCCTGGCGTTCGGCACCGTCGTGATCGCCACCGTCTACGCCCTCGGGCACGTCGGCGGGAACCACATCAACCCGGCGGTGACGCTGGGACTGGCCGCGTCGGGCAAGTTCCCGTGGAGCCAGGTGCCGGCGTACATCGGAGCCCAGGTGGTCGGCGCCATCGTCGGTGCCGCGGCCATCATCGGCGTTCTCGGCCAGCAGGCCTCTGACGCGGGTCTGGGCGTCGCGGCGTACAACGAAGAGACTGTGAGCGTGGCGCAGGCATTCACCGCAGAGTTCGTGGGCACGTTCATCCTGGTGTTCATCATCTTCGGCGTCATCCACCGCAAGGCCGCCGCCGGATTTGCAGGTGTCGCGATCGGCCTGGTCGTGTTCGCCGTCATCATCCCGGTCGCTCCGACGACGGGCGCTTCCATCAACCCGGCGCGCACGTTCGGTCCGATGCTCGTCCAGCAGATCGCCGGCGGCGACGTGAAGTGGGACCAGCTGCCGGTCTACGTGGTAGCCGAGCTCTGCGCCGGTGTTGCCGCCGCCCTGCTGTACGGGGTCCTCGCCCGGACCCCTGCCGACCGGAAGCTCAGCGACAGCGGCGTCGACCTGGGCGCCCCCGATGCTGAACCGGCAGCGGCCCGTCAGGCCGCCAACCGCTGA